A portion of the Myripristis murdjan chromosome 13, fMyrMur1.1, whole genome shotgun sequence genome contains these proteins:
- the LOC115370184 gene encoding tRNA-dihydrouridine(20a/20b) synthase [NAD(P)+]-like isoform X1 has product MKTSGPSVMDMFEKGKVVKICAPMVRYSKLAFRSLVRKYNCDICFTPMIVAADFMRSVKARDSEFTTNESDRPLIVQFAASDAETLAAAACVVAPFSDGVDLNCGCPQRWAMSEGYGACLINKPELVKDMVRQVQNQVDNPNYTASIKIRIHKDLRRTVDLCQKAESAGVSWITVHGRTADERHQPVHYDAIKTIKDSISVPVIANGDIKYLRDVESVHQLTGVDGVMAARGLLANPAMFAGYEDTPLECVWDWVDIAIEQGTPFTCFHHHLIYMLERVSSQPERKVFNSLSSTSAVIDYLHNTYGSVQSLGT; this is encoded by the exons ATGAAGACATCCGGACCCAGCGTCATGGACATGTTTGAAAAGGGAAAAGTGGTGAAAATATGTGCTCCCATGGTTCGTTATTCAAA GCTGGCTTTCAGATCTCTGGTGAGGAAGTACAACTGTGATATTTGCTTCACTCCGATGATAGTTGCTGCTGACTTCATGCGGTCTGTCAAAGCCAGAGACAGTGAATTCACGACTAATGAAT cCGACCGGCCCCTGATCGTGCAGTTTGCTGCCAGTGATGCCGAGACTCTGGCCGCCGCAGCCTGTGTGGTAGCACCTTTCTCAGATGGAGTTGACCTCAACTGTGGCTGTCCCCAGAG gtggGCCATGTCAGAGGGGTATGGTGCATGCCTTATCAACAAACCTGAACTGGTGAAAGACATGGTCAGACAGGTCCAAAACCAGGTGGACAATCCAAACTACACAGCTTCCATCAAAATAAG AATTCACAAGGACCTGAGGCGGACGGTTGATCTTTGCCAGAAGGCTGAATCGGCCGGTGTGTCATGGATCACGGTCCACGGCCGCACAGCAGACGAACGCCACCAGCCAGTCCACTACGATGCCATTAAGACAATCAAAGACAGCATATCGGTCCCCGTCATCGCCAATGGGGACATAAAGTACCTTCGAGATGTAGAGTCTGTTCACCAGCTCACTGGGGTTGATG GTGTGATGGCTGCACGAGGGCTGCTTGCTAACCCTGCTATGTTTGCCGGGTATGAAGACACCCCTCTGGAGTGTGTATGGGACTGGGTGGACATCGCCATAGAGCAGGGCACTCCATTCACCTGCTTCCACCACCATCTTATCTACATGCTGGAGAGGGTCAGCTCCCAGCCGGAGAGAAAAGTGTTCAACTCTCTGTCCAGTACCTCAGCTGTAATAGATTACCTCCACAACACTTACGGATCAGTACAAAGCCTtggaacatga
- the rflnb gene encoding refilin-B has protein sequence MVGRLNLSNVCEGDPLDMSCRAERGLDSPDSGLPPSPSPSAWLLPACAEKAGGTSPVSEDEGRGSLVPVLPIGCYPQLQPLSFGEGIALDPLPPKEIRYTSLMRYDSQRHFIQDVALQPRGQGLEHCSQTVMALPQSTWRRYKTQLDFQPRQRPQRFQSTTIIYPKQTRAVYTTELSYDCHRLARSFLSSVELEVASCRKLPQ, from the exons ATGGTGGGCAGGTTGAATTTGTCAAATGTATGTGAAGGAGATCCGCTGGATATGAGCTGCAGGGCGGAACGAGGACTGGACAGCCCGGACTCCGGCTTGCCCCCGAGCCCGAGCCCCAGCGCCTGGCTGCTGCCTGCGTGCGCGGAGAAAGCCGGGGGTACGAGCCCGGTGTCCGAGGACGAGGGCAGAGGCTCGCTG GTTCCAGTTTTACCTATCGGATGTTATCCCCAGCTGCAGCCCTTGTCCTTTGGGGAGGGGATAGCACTTGATCCATTACCGCCAAAGGAAATAAG ATACACATCACTGATGCGCTACGACTCACAGCGCCACTTCATCCAGGATGTGGCCCTGCAGCCGCGTGGCCAGGGCCTGGAGCACTGCAGCCAGACTGTCATGGCCCTACCACAAAGCACCTGGCGCCGCTACAAGACACAACTGGACTTCCAGCCTCGCCAGCGGCCCCAGCGCTTCCAGAGCACCACGATCATCTACCCCAAGCAAACACGTGCTGTCTACACCACAGAGCTGAGCTACGATTGCCACCGGCTAGCAAGAAGCTTCCTCTCCAGCGTGGAGCTGGAGGTGGCCAGCTGCAGAAAGCTACCTCAGTGA
- the LOC115370184 gene encoding B-cell receptor-associated protein 29 isoform X2: MKTSGPSVMDMFEKGKVVKICAPMVRYSKLAFRSLVRKYNCDICFTPMIVAADFMRSVKARDSEFTTNESDRPLIVQFAASDAETLAAAACVVAPFSDGVDLNCGCPQRWAMSEGYGACLINKPELVKDMVRQVQNQVDNPNYTASIKIRIHKDLRRTVDLCQKAESAGVSWITVHGRTADERHQPVHYDAIKTIKDSISVPVIANGDIKYLRDVESVHQLTGVDGVNKIMTLQWTAVATFLYVEIGILVILCLPFISARRWQSIFKLSIWSTVATFWNKVFLTMIIILIVLFLDAVREVRKYSSGEQGKDAKLHPNMFDHLHMKLFRAQRNLYISGFSLFLWLVMRRVITLINQLATVSCSTAALQAQVVNADQAAKKYMEDNDLLKQALRDGKGDKATAQGIELLKQEVEKLKGELKTSGNALVKSQSDAEVMKKQMDSLAKEYDRLLKEHQELQNLQDSGNKKDD; the protein is encoded by the exons ATGAAGACATCCGGACCCAGCGTCATGGACATGTTTGAAAAGGGAAAAGTGGTGAAAATATGTGCTCCCATGGTTCGTTATTCAAA GCTGGCTTTCAGATCTCTGGTGAGGAAGTACAACTGTGATATTTGCTTCACTCCGATGATAGTTGCTGCTGACTTCATGCGGTCTGTCAAAGCCAGAGACAGTGAATTCACGACTAATGAAT cCGACCGGCCCCTGATCGTGCAGTTTGCTGCCAGTGATGCCGAGACTCTGGCCGCCGCAGCCTGTGTGGTAGCACCTTTCTCAGATGGAGTTGACCTCAACTGTGGCTGTCCCCAGAG gtggGCCATGTCAGAGGGGTATGGTGCATGCCTTATCAACAAACCTGAACTGGTGAAAGACATGGTCAGACAGGTCCAAAACCAGGTGGACAATCCAAACTACACAGCTTCCATCAAAATAAG AATTCACAAGGACCTGAGGCGGACGGTTGATCTTTGCCAGAAGGCTGAATCGGCCGGTGTGTCATGGATCACGGTCCACGGCCGCACAGCAGACGAACGCCACCAGCCAGTCCACTACGATGCCATTAAGACAATCAAAGACAGCATATCGGTCCCCGTCATCGCCAATGGGGACATAAAGTACCTTCGAGATGTAGAGTCTGTTCACCAGCTCACTGGGGTTGATG GTGTAAACAAAATC ATGACATTGCAGTGGACTGCTGTGGCCACCTTCTTGTATGTGGAGATCGGCATTCTTGTCATCCTCTGTTTACCCTTCATCTCGGCCAGGAG aTGGCAGAGTATTTTCAAGCTGAGCATCTGGAGCACGGTGGCGACATTTTGGAACAAAGTGTTTCTCACCATGATCATTATCCTCATTGTGCTGTTCCTTG ATGCTGTGCGTGAGGTGAGGAAATATTCCAGTGGAGAACAGGGCAAAGATGCCAAGCTGCACCCCAACATGTTTGACCACCTGCACATGAAACTGTTCAGAGCCCAGAGGAACCTGTACATCTCCGGCTTCTCCCTTTTCCTCTGGCT GGTCATGAGACGTGTGATTACCCTAATTAATCAACTAGCAACAGTGTCTTGCTCCACTGCTGCCCTTCAGGCACAGGTTGTGAACGCTGACCAGGCTGCCAAGAAATACATGGAGGACAATGACCTGCTAAAGCAG GCTCTGAGGGACGGGAAAGGTGATAAGGCCACTGCACAGGGCATTGAGCTACTGAAGCAGGAGGTGGAGAAACTGAAAGGAGAGCTGAAGACCTCAGGGAATG CCCTGGTGAAATCCCAGTCAGACGCAGAGGTAATGAAGAAGCAGATGGACAGCCTGGCCAAGGAGTATGACAGACTGTTGAAGGAACACCAGGAGCTTCAG AATCTTCAAGACAGCGGAAATAAAAAAGACGACTAG